A stretch of the Musa acuminata AAA Group cultivar baxijiao chromosome BXJ2-7, Cavendish_Baxijiao_AAA, whole genome shotgun sequence genome encodes the following:
- the LOC135616133 gene encoding putrescine hydroxycinnamoyltransferase 1-like, producing the protein MEVEIVESSFVVPSGDTRKYTIWLSNLDLLLAPRSHTPTITLFPHNGDPNFFSVEILKAALAKALLHFYPLAGRVAVGEDGRLEIQCTGEGVLFVVARSTCTLDVLSDFTPSKEMRQLFVPSSDGNDHMCIMLQVTFFDCGGVCLGIATHHGVMDGVSALHFINTWSDIARGAEGTVVVSHDRTLLRARSPPTVPLEHFEYQCCNPRRQFSTTMAAKLKLSKDQLTSLKTSIELGSGRRISTFEAVTAYVWRCACKARQLEADQETRLYLPVDVRSRLKPSLPPGYFGNAIVRTSVAVATGEIVSSPLQRTVEQMHDAVVRVDDEYIRSIIDLLELMKDIRDVDLGSWQESQTDLWVVSWLRLPVYEADFGWGKPAFMARAFVNLKGMLYILRSPEGDGGITLIMTLEAENMPRFKKVFIQELDCLKQAGA; encoded by the exons atggaGGTAGAGATAGTGGAGTCGAGCTTTGTCGTTCCCAGCGGCGACACCCGGAAGTACACTATCTGGCTCTCTAATCTGGATTTGTTACTCGCCCCGAGAAGTCACACGCCAACCATCACCCTATTTCCACACAACGGTGACCCCAACTTCTTCTCTGTGGAGATCCTGAAAGCGGCCTTGGCCAAGGCCCTGCTCCATTTCTACCCCTTGGCGGGCCGGGTCGCCGTCGGTGAAGACGGCCGGCTTGAGATCCAGTGCACCGGCGAGGGTGTCCTCTTCGTAGTGGCTCGCTCGACCTGCACCTTGGATGTCCTCAGCGACTTCACGCCGTCGAAAGAAATGAGGCAGCTTTTCGTGCCCTCGTCCGATGGCAATGATCACATGTGCATCATGCTTCAG GTGACGTTCTTCGACTGCGGTGGAGTGTGCTTGGGCATCGCCACGCACCACGGCGTCATGGATGGCGTCAGCGCGCTCCATTTCATCAACACATGGTCCGACATAGCCCGAGGAGCTGAGGGCACCGTGGTGGTATCCCATGACCGCACCCTCCTCCGCGCTAGGTCCCCTCCGACCGTCCCCTTGGAGCACTTTGAGTACCAATGCTGCAACCCAAGGCGTCAGTTCTCCACCACCATGGCTGCCAAGCTCAAGTTATCCAAAGACCAGCTCACTTCCCTCAAGACCAGCATAGAATTAGGCAGCGGGCGACGCATTTCCACCTTCGAAGCAGTCACGGCGTACGTGTGGCGGTGCGCATGTAAGGCGCGCCAACTGGAAGCAGATCAGGAGACCCGGCTATACTTGCCCGTTGACGTGCGTAGCCGCCTGAAGCCGTCGCTTCCCCCTGGCTATTTCGGCAATGCCATCGTCCGGACGTCTGTGGCCGTAGCAACCGGGGAGATCGTATCCAGTCCCCTGCAGCGGACCGTCGAACAAATGCACGACGCAGTTGTCCGCGTGGACGACGAGTACATCCGGTCTATCATCGACTTGCTGGAGTTGATGAAGGATATCAGGGACGTGGATTTGGGTTCATGGCAGGAATCACAGACCGACCTCTGGGTCGTCAGCTGGCTGCGGCTGCCGGTGTACGAGGCGGACTTTGGGTGGGGGAAACCGGCGTTCATGGCGCGCGCGTTTGTGAACCTCAAGGGAATGCTGTACATATTGCGCAGTCCAGAAGGCGATGGGGGGATCACGTTGATAATGACGCTGGAAGCCGAGAACATGCCGCGGTTCAAGAAGGTGTTCATCCAGGAATTGGACTGTTTGAAGCAAGCTGGTGCATAA